The DNA window TGGTGATAGATGAAGAAGCAAAGAACatataaaatacatcaaatatgcaccatgaagaaaaacaaattatgacAAGATTTTGATTCttcatatttataaacttttttttttaattgtataaaCCTAGCATGATATTGATCCATCCGTCAAAACCTCCCCCTTCAACTTAaggtgttatttttttttaatttaatatactatatttttatctattttttttaaataaaaagacaaaacttacttttatccataattttttcattattttttaaacgcACCTCAATTctttttcaagcccaccctaACTCGAATTCTTAAATCCGTCTCTGTTTTAGGTATAATCAAACTTGTAACCTTTGATCTCATAGAAAACACtcttatcaattaatatatatagaaattgaACTTAAAATCTCCTTATTTACAAACTTACAAATCTATGTTACAACATGCATTTCGATTAGGGTCGTATTCGATGGTTACGATTCTACCATATCTGTTTTTTTCATTCCGTTCTATGTTACAACGTTATTAGATTAgacaaaaatgttaaatatattttttaattttaaatttattaataatttaataaaattcatttaataagtcttaataaatcaaatagaGAATCAGTATCACAATTAAGATTctttacattaatttttaaatattttttttagtgaaaattaaacttaaaattttaggTTGTTTTAAACGAAACTATCTTAACAAGTTTAAATttgattcataatttttatttccataactttattacttaaataattatataacatcTTAAATTATATAGAGAATAAAATTGATTTCATTAACTTAATGATATAACAACATCTTAAATTATATAGAGAATAAAATTGATTTCATTAACTTAATGATAGAACAAATGGAACCTAACTATACATGCCCAATTATATCTTCCAAATCATCTAAACTAATCATcacaaattcaaatatttgtataagagacaattttcatataaaataaaattgatcacaaattttcaaacctacatttaatataataagactagaaaaataaaaataaaaaacccaaaagcTCTCTTACAATCATAGaacaatctttatataattttaaataaaaagaaaaaaaatcactcCAAGAGTTAAAAACAACACCTAACTAACTTAGGGTATGGTTATCCATTTTGCCTAGCTTCACAAGATCACCTTACAAGTTACAAAGTTGCATGTTCTTAAAATCTTGTCCATACCAATACATATGAAACCTAttgatagagattaatcccctgtggaaacgccttgacgcccttgtcaagcaatggatatttggaacaatatccaaggatctactaaacacgatccaaaaacctggtatgacggctgctcaggcttgggaacgtttagcgaatatatttcaagataacacaggttctcgcgctatgtatcttgaaaataggttttctcaaattcgtctcaatgatttcccaaacatgagtgcttattgcactgaattgaagatgattgcggatcaacttgctaatgttgattgccccgtttctgaaaatcgactggtgttgcgtctacttagggtttgaatgaaaactacgaaacaatcgccaccataataggccaaaagaagcctctcccatctttctacgatgctagatctgatttgctccttgttgaaacaaggaaggatgaattcgtccacacaaacacctcttttattgcctcggacgatcgtagccaaggccgcggaaacaactctagccaatcagcccgtgctaccggccagcagcagcagcagggcacctctagcgcgcaggaacaggccggccagggccgaggacgcagccagcgcggcagaggacgcggtcgcaacaccagccgcacataccaccagcagcagcaattctgggcacctcctggccaacagcaatgggcacagtgggcgcctgcgggctggacagcacccccttgtccctacccgacacaacagatctggccgcagcagcaaagcgccccctggcacgcatctggtcaacagcaacaaggcgcctcctggcgcggttctggctatcagcagcaacacactcggacagcaggagcaggcgtactcggttctcggccacagcaggcctacatggctgagacgagccagcagcagccccaaagttacgttgcaaccgatatcaatcaggcgatgcacactttatcccttactccgcctgacgatacttggtacatggattcgggagcaacttcacacatgacacccaactcaggtagtctctcgccttattctaatttaaattgtgttaaaaatatcattgttgggagtggacaggaaatcccgattcgcggtattggtaaaactaacttaaaaccacccttaccacccttacttctgaacaatgttctacatgctcccaaactcattaaaaatcttatatctattcgtcggtttactcgtgataacaacgtctctgtagaatttgactcacttggtttttctgtaaaggatttccagacggggaaggttatcatgaggaacaatagctcgggggatctctacccactctctctgtcgagccaaagccaaaaacccccaactaattcttcgtttactgcaatttcgtcaaatttatggcataatagattaggacaccccggtgtcgatattttgcattctctcaataaatcaaattctatttcttgtaagcccgttttagggtctaaactctgtgagtcttgcatctttggtaaacaagttaagttaccatttaccaattctgtctcttatactacttccccattcgatattattcatagtgatttgtggacgtcgcctgtgctaagtacaaatggacataaatactatattctgtttcttgatgattacacaaatttcctttggacttttccaattggaaacaaatcccaagtattctccgtcttctctacacttcaaaatcaaattcaaacacaatttcaaaagcccattaaaacaatccaatgtgacaacggaactgaatataacaacagtcaatttcgtacattttgtgacaaaaatggtctacaatttcgcctctcttgcccctatacttctcctcaaaatggtaaagcagaaagaaaaatacgcaccataaataacatgattcgaacattgcttactcatgcttctctcccgttaaatttttggcatcacgccctcgaaatgaccacttatctcctaaatattcttccaaataaacaaattcgaaatttctcacccactcaacttctatataaccgaactccttcttactctcacctaaaaattttcggttgtctttgctatcctcttcttcctccaaccactattcacaaacttcataaacgctctaccccttgtgtctttttaggatacccctctaatcatcgcggctacaaatgctacgacccagcctcaaaaagatttatcatctctcgtcacgtcatttttgacgaaacaaaatttcccttttctcttgtccaaaacccaaactcaactcacccatctcaatccgaaccaataaccatcccaatacacatccaaaccccgcccatcaccgagtccatttccccaccaaacaacactccattaccgagcccattatcaactcaacacactccaccaaacccaccatcacccatcaccacttcaccaggcccaaacccaaacacgaccagcccgtccacaagaccaaaccgtccaaatcattcaccaaccatcatcaatccaacacggacaatacgaacccgcgcaatggatgggattgtctgtccaaaacgcattttcaatctaaacacactcacatctccatcgcctattcccaaaaacccaaagttagctttatcagacccgaattggaaagccgccatggacgatgagtttaacgctttaattagtaataagacttgggacttggttccgcgtcctcagggtgttgatattatacgatgcatgtggatttttaagcataaaactaactctgacggctcttttgagaggcataaagcccgtcttgttggtgatggcaggtctcagcagattggaatcaattgtgaagaaacctttagtcctgttgtcaaaccagccaccatacgaactgttctgagcattgctttatcgaagtcttggtccattcaccaaatggacgtcaagaatgcatttttacatggtaatctcaacgaaacagtttacatgcatcagcctttcggttttagagacaaaatctttcccgaccatgtttgtttattgcgcaaatctttatacggcttaaaacaagctcctcgtgcttggtatcaaaggtttgcagattttgtctctacaatcggttttacacacagcacgactgatcattcgctttttatctatcaacatgggtccgaaattgcctatctactcttgtatgttgatgacattatcattacggcttcgtctgatcagttacgtcagactctcatgaaaagcttaggcgcagaatttgctatgaaggatttaggtaaattaagctatttcttgggagttgctgtatcgtatactaaggatggactttgtcttagtcagaagaaatatgctgaagaaattattgatcgtgctggaatgtctacttgcaaatcaacacaaacgccggtcgatacaaatggcaaacttggaaaatcaactagtccaccagtctctgaccccactcattacagaagtttagccggagcactacagtatcttactttcacacgtcctgatatttcatatgcagtccagcaaatttgcctccacatgcatgatccgaaagaggctcacttggctgccttacacagaatcattcgatacttacagggtacaaagcactatggccttcatctttacaaatcctcactgtctacactcgtttcatatactgatgcagactggggaggatgtccagatacccgtcgctctacatctggctattgcgtcttcctaggcgataatcttctgtcttggtcgtcaaaacggcaatccacactttctcgttctagtgctgaagctgaatatagaggagttgccaatgttgtctccgaatcctgttggcttcgcaatttattgttagaacttcgtatctcattggacaaagccacactggtctactgcgacaacataagtgcgatttatctctcccaaaatccggtccaacatcaacgtaccaaacacatcgaaatggacatacactttgtaagggaaaaagtagatagaggtaaagttcgcattcttcatatgccttctcgttttcaaatcgctgacatattcaccaaaggacttccgcgcatactatttgaagatttcagagacagtctcagcgtccgagaatctcccgtttcgactgcgggggtgtattagtatattgtatatatcttgttaccttgtttagattcctagattagtgggttaccttgtttagattcctagattagtggtttaccttattaagagtcttttgactagtatatattgtaacattgtttatcaataataaccaggggattaatctctatcacCTATAcaaaacaagtcaaataaaaaccAACCTAAATGGTCACCCATTATCTTAAAGACATAGAattcctaaattcaaaaacacTAAGTTAGTTCATTCATCAGAAACATCAGAATCCTCCTCATCAGACGTGACTCCTGAATTGTTGTCTTCATCTGTTGTGGTTAACTTTGTTAGAGCAACCGTCTTGCTGGCTCTCTGTGAACGAATGCTCATTCCACCAACATTGCTAGGAGCCACAGAAGCAGGCTCTTTCGCATACTCCTCCTCGTCTGAGGACTCGTCGTCTGTTTGTGGCTTTCTCCTATATCGAGTTCTCCTCGGTTGAGGAATTGGAGTTGGTGGAATTTCCATGTTAACTGTCTCAACCTTCATTTCAATACCCAACTTATCTGGATTTGAATAAAACAATGttattaataaacaaacataCATTATTTGATCCCAtatagaaaaaggaaaaaacaattttaccCAACACAGACTTAGCATCATCAGCTGAGAAATTATTATCATCAGCTGGTTCTAGACTTTCCACCATTCGTTTCAGTTCCTTAAGAATATCTTTCTCTGTAGATACTGCTGATGCTACATGATTCCAAAGCCACCGCATTATTTTTGTTaccccttcttcttcttcttgtggatTGAACCTTAGCTGAACGAGTATTCTACATAGAGCTGCACAGTATGATTTCTCAGCAgcattcttcttcttcgtaCTGAAGTTAGCAACCTGAATGACAGTGAAGGTTTAGCACAACCCAAAGAGATTCACCAACTAAATGATATAGTAATACCTCTGAGGCTATACGCAGTGCAAGAACCGCCTCCCCACTCTCAAGATCATAAGAATTTTCTGTGCCATCATCAGTTTTAGGCAAATCTTTGTCATTGTTTCCATCAATTATCTTACCTTCTCTTGAAAGGAGAGAAACCTGCATCATTTGTAGCATAAAACGTGATGCTTGAATAGCTAGTTTCCTCATATTGGAAATCACTGTAGGAGACCGACCACCATTTCCATCAATACCAGGCCACATCGAACGGATTACAGGAATAAATGCCTTGGACAAATATTTCTGCATTATATTACACACATTTCATCACTCACTTAATATTTCCCTATTCCGCATTTGACacctaattttgaatttgatcaactatTACCTTATGAGAAACAGACACATATGGGTAATTCTCAAAGAAGACAGAAAGGCACTGTCTCAACctgcaaaagaaaaaaagaaacagataagataagataaagCATAATGTAGATTTACATGTAAAGAGATTTATAGTCTAGATAATAGAAACACCCACCTGTATAACTCTTTAGTTTTGTCGCTAAAATAAAGACCAATGAGCTTGGCTAAAAACAAAGGATGAGCTGAAGTGTGCATGCCTCTGTAGCTCTCACTAAGGAGAAGAATTTTTGCAAACCCTTCTCCCAGAACAGCTAGAACTGATTCATTCTCATCTATATCTTCGCCCTCACACCAATCAGGTCTGCTGAAACCGGAAAATAATAGATCAAGCAATGCAACATCTTGATTTCCATTTGAATCTGCAAATTCTATGGGACAGAAACCCATATTGTGATCAATGAATTGTGATGACAGGTCATGTGACACAGCTCTGTCAATCTCTTCTGGACCATGCCACATTGCAAGATCGATTAATGCTTGGCAGGCCATGGCACTGATTGGAGAAGGTCCCTTGACAAAAGAAAGACGTAACTGTTTCACTAGTTCATCGCTAAGCTTTTTTTGTAGCAAGCCGTAGAGACCAAGGGATCTGATGGAAACCCTCTGAACATCTAGATGAGCATGTCTCACCTGAAATTGTAAATGGTGTTAAATAATAGGTTTTGAAGAATGTTGTGATTTCAATGGAACAGTAATGCATAAACAAGGCCTGGATGGTGACATACCCCTGGCAGCAACAAAGAGTGCAGCAGCTCAGGTGGTTCAATTGCTTTTCCTTGCATCCAACGGAAAGACTTTGAACTTTCTAATAGCAAACCTGTAACCGCCAGGCAATGTATCCACTGCATGAAATCTGCTGTTCTTTCCCTGCAAGGCTGTGCAAGCTTCTCAAGAATACAGAGTACAAATTCCTCAAATTCACCAGGAGCTGCATAAACTTTTTTAGCCAATGCAGAAACTGCGTCAGCCCAATTTCTGTCCCCACCAAGACTGAACCCATCACCTATAAGAACCTTTTCACCATCTTCGTCTGTAAAATATTCAAGAGGCTGCTGCAGCAAGTCCTGCACAAATGTACTAGCAAACTTCCAGTTTGTTGCATCGGAAAAATCGAGCATTGCACAAAGCAATAGTAGTTGACGAGATGCAAAGCGATGATTTGGACCTGGAACAACCAGGTGCTGTTTCAGATTAAGAGAACAATCTAAAGCACTAAATTCAAGAATGGAATTTATATACCAGCATCAAGGTGAGCTTTAACAATTTCTATGTAGTCAGAAACTGTTGCAGGAAGAACCCTCTCCAGGATATCATTATCATCAGAAGCTTCTGCTGCATATATTGCTGCTTCTGTGCCAACTTTTGTGGCTGCAGCAGAGCCTTTTTGCTTAAGGTGGAtgagaaaaaaacaattaagtCAAGCTTATAGAAGAGAATGATCAGACAAAAAAGTGAAAATCAAAATACCAACTCATCTAACAATAAACATGGTAGGAGCTTGGATCATAATAGATCAAACTGTGGGGTTAAATATTTTCACCACCAAACAGAAAGGAAGGAGTCAATTTGAAAATTACAaaagatatatttaattgtttgataACACAAGCAGTGTTGATAACAGAACTTATCACACTTAAAATCACTAAATTATCTAGTTTCAGcataaattaaactataaattttggtttaattCGGTAAGTTATATGCATGACTTAGCCCGGTAATCTAGTCATTGTATACAAAGACAATTTTAACCATGAAAAATTAATCATCTTAAGTCAATATAAGGGCTAAAATAATCCTTATGATTTTTTCAGACACTAGTTCCACTTTTTATCAACATTAGTTCTACTCGCATATATAccaaatacttaaaatttagatattttcaaaCACTTAACTCATTCGAaacttaaaattcaatattttaattttcagtATTATTAGGTCTGTAAGAAACAGCAAGAAAAGCTGCAACTACAACAGATTTGGATGTTCAACATAAAAGCAAGGTCGAACTAAGAGAACTGTCCTAACTTCTTACATGTGCTTCCTCACGAAAATGTTTGCATATGGCTCTCCAATATAGCGCAACCTCTGGTTCCATAAGCTGGGATTTGCAGCATCCTAACACAATAATACAGTACTTAAGAGAAATGCATACTAAatcatgcaaaaaaaaaaagctaCTTTCTATGGAAACTTTAATTGTTTGGTTTAATGAAGAACTGTAAACTATTTAGGGAAAAAAGAAAATGCAAGTATCAGGAACACAACTGCTCAAGCTAGACTACACAGCATAGATCAAGAAATAATATGAACAAACCTTCAGTTTCTTCAATAGCAGCAGGTGATAGAAATTGCCGAATACTTTGGTCTGCTGGCACTTTAATCAACTTAGCTTTTAGAAGTACATCCATTACACAGTCCCCAACAGTTTCGTAGGTTTCAACATCCAGATATTTCAGAAGTTCAATTGGATCTCCTTTGCAAGATTTCACAAGCCACTCATCTCTGAGTAATTTTAGACATTCTCCTCTTACTGCTGCAGATCGATCAGCAAGCCCTCTCTGGAGAATACTGGTCCTGAGCTTTATGCTGCAAGACCAACATCTTCGTAAATTGTGTGATATTGGTGAagtatattcaaaattttctactCCACTTTAAGTTCTTTCCAcagatattttaatttgtttaggtCTCTTTGATTCCTTCTCcttttttaatcaataaatcTAAGTAAACGATAAAAATGGAGATAATTGAGATTTTAAAACAACAGTCACTCCGATGCAAGTGGAAAGCACAAGGAGCGATCATCCAAGGGAGAGTGAGCCGGGGAGAATTGAATGGAATTTGAATGATAATTCACACAGAGGAAAAAAGACTCATTACTCCACATGAAAGGCATAGAACAGTCCAACTTGGGGTGGATGGAAATCTTGAGTTATATGATTAGAGTGGTTTGAATTTGTTAGTCATGGCAATTTTTACGGAATTTTCATCCAGTACCTACTGATTGTTCTGATGTTGGTTTCCTTATGCCAATGTCTCTAAGATAGAGAAAAGCACCGAAATTGAAGAGCAAAACAATCATACCTGAGACTCTGAAGAGGAAATTTACTAGCCAAGACACAGTATGCTGCTTTCCGAACAGATTCGTTTACATCTAAGGTACAACTGATGATTGCTGCTGAAGTAGCATTTGTAGGGGGCAAGGATAATACTATTGTTTTACGAACTACCTGTATCAGTATCAGTATCAAATTTACTTTTCAGAGAACAATATTTGAACCCTTTTACAACAAAATGTAAACAGATAAGAAGAAACTACCGGATTCTGCTCTGGTGGTAAGTTCTCAAGCAATATGTCAAGGATATCACTGTTCTCAGAATCATTTACAAATCGAGAAACAGCTCTCACTGCAAATGTACGTACTATTGGAGACTTGTCACAAACACGAGCATTCATGGTCTCCACAACTTCATCCCAGATTTCATTGCTAACTTCTGCATCATCTGGCAATCGCATTATGATCTGCAGATGaagaattttaataataatttggatCCAAAACACTAAACcaagatgaaaaagaaaaaaagttcaAATGGGTGTAGAATACATTGAAGCAACAGTACACTATAATTTAccatatgttaaaataaaatttgaataaatttaggAAACTGATTTCCTGGTCCAAAATTGCAACACTCGAACTATTAGTCACACTGCAGTTCACATTTGAAACATATTGTGCcctaaatttgttaaattcaaTAATCTGACAAAGAGAAAGCATTTTCAACAGATAAGAACAAATTATAAGTTGTACAGTTCAAATCGTTGTGAAAACAGCTTAAGTTACATAGAATAGGTTAAATTTTGCAAAACGAAACATTTTTTACCTCTGAGATAATCTGGCAACCACGAAAACGCACAGTTTTGTCTGCAGCCGCAGCCGCAACGAGGAGAAAATGTAGAAACGCTTCCAAGAAAGAATCGCAAAGAGAGGCATTGTTTGCATCTCGAGTAGACGAGAAAATGGAGACAAATCGAACGAGACGTTCGGATGAGGCGGTCCTGCGCTGAAAACCTAGGAGAGGGGTTATGGCTCGTAGAAATGCAGGGGTGAATAGAATCGGTGAAGATGATCGAATGGCCGATAGATCTTTGAGCTTCCTGATGTGAGTGGCATGCGATGCTCTAGTTTCTTCGAATATCTTCACAATCTTCTGCAATAAAATCGTATCCGCTTGTTCTTCCATGTTGTCGGCCATTAAAGAAGTATAATTTGGCTTCAATTCTTTCTCTATCTCTCTTTTCGCGAGGATTTAGACAGAATAGCTTAATCAAATCTCAAATTGCTGAAGAGAGAGAggggagagagagaaatgaattCAAAATTCGAGCGGGAAAATCAAATGAAAGTGGGCTTAAATTGGACCAAAAGATCCAAAATTATACTTATTGTCAATCATAAGGCCCATTAGTTATTAGcctaccatttttttttttaaatatatatatgtttctatttaGTTTAAGGTTTTATTAGGACACAGAACACCTTTAATctcttgaaaaatattttttctataattctACAGTAAATGtatcaacaaaattaaaaaatatatatatttctcacaaatattttaaatgggtTTAATTATCTTAACTTGGAACAATAGGTCCAATGTTATTAGACTAGTTTACTAGGCTTTTTGGCCATAATAAGCCAGTTAATTATTAGcctaccattttttttataaaaaaacattatgattatcaattttttttattattgttatatatatatatacttaatttcaaagtattCGAATCGTCAGAcagagagatgtggttaatttggatatatatgtgagaataaatggataattgagtcagattatgggttgacccgtccataaacttaaaacggttaaaattaaaattaaaattaaaaatggtatatgtatgttttcgaacttgcaacctaacaaaacaagtacaaccatttatgatttaaccaaactaggataataaaattttatattttaaattcaacaccaaaatttgatgaacgcggaacattcttaacaatttaagttcaattttttaactaactaatatatatatataattatgcttaatttcaaaatggTCATATTGTCGGGTCAAAAGTTGtgcttaattttaatatatatgtaagagtaaatgaatatttgaattgaattgtgggttgacccgctaaTAAACTTAagacgattaaaaataaatttaaaaattttatatgtatgttttgaattttcaacctaacaaaataagtattaCCCTTTAACCAAttgtgattgggatgtggtttgtcgatggataataggtcagtaacaattgaaagtggttaaaatataCGAATCAAATATGATTGACCAATGTGAGAGTtcacgatgttaaatattataaaatatgaatcaaatatttgattgaccaaagtgaaaatgtagagtcacgagatgagagatgcattgagaaaaattatgtaatgagatatgtgagaaaatgaattattttatag is part of the Impatiens glandulifera chromosome 1, dImpGla2.1, whole genome shotgun sequence genome and encodes:
- the LOC124919405 gene encoding condensin complex subunit 3, which produces MADNMEEQADTILLQKIVKIFEETRASHATHIRKLKDLSAIRSSSPILFTPAFLRAITPLLGFQRRTASSERLVRFVSIFSSTRDANNASLCDSFLEAFLHFLLVAAAAADKTVRFRGCQIISEIIMRLPDDAEVSNEIWDEVVETMNARVCDKSPIVRTFAVRAVSRFVNDSENSDILDILLENLPPEQNPVVRKTIVLSLPPTNATSAAIISCTLDVNESVRKAAYCVLASKFPLQSLSIKLRTSILQRGLADRSAAVRGECLKLLRDEWLVKSCKGDPIELLKYLDVETYETVGDCVMDVLLKAKLIKVPADQSIRQFLSPAAIEETEGCCKSQLMEPEVALYWRAICKHFREEAHQKGSAAATKVGTEAAIYAAEASDDNDILERVLPATVSDYIEIVKAHLDAGPNHRFASRQLLLLCAMLDFSDATNWKFASTFVQDLLQQPLEYFTDEDGEKVLIGDGFSLGGDRNWADAVSALAKKVYAAPGEFEEFVLCILEKLAQPCRERTADFMQWIHCLAVTGLLLESSKSFRWMQGKAIEPPELLHSLLLPGVRHAHLDVQRVSIRSLGLYGLLQKKLSDELVKQLRLSFVKGPSPISAMACQALIDLAMWHGPEEIDRAVSHDLSSQFIDHNMGFCPIEFADSNGNQDVALLDLLFSGFSRPDWCEGEDIDENESVLAVLGEGFAKILLLSESYRGMHTSAHPLFLAKLIGLYFSDKTKELYRLRQCLSVFFENYPYVSVSHKKYLSKAFIPVIRSMWPGIDGNGGRSPTVISNMRKLAIQASRFMLQMMQVSLLSREGKIIDGNNDKDLPKTDDGTENSYDLESGEAVLALRIASEVANFSTKKKNAAEKSYCAALCRILVQLRFNPQEEEEGVTKIMRWLWNHVASAVSTEKDILKELKRMVESLEPADDNNFSADDAKSVLDKLGIEMKVETVNMEIPPTPIPQPRRTRYRRKPQTDDESSDEEEYAKEPASVAPSNVGGMSIRSQRASKTVALTKLTTTDEDNNSGVTSDEEDSDVSDE